tgggagactggggcttatttcatccctacagtctCAACCATAGAAGACGACCACACCCGAGGGGGCCATTTTAGAGACTCACCCTCGGgggcgcattctctttctcagggatgttccttgctgagaaaaagaattcagcgatatttctcccatttacttttgaaagaagagaaatatggctctgttccagctcaccggtggtcagagtttaaggttatctctcttgttccctgaacattgctgttatcctgttcttttttcaaggtgcccaggtttcatattgttcaaacacatatGCTCTACagtttgtgcagttaacgcagttatcacagggtcctgaggtttCATACATCCTCCTTGGCTTACAAGATGACAGGactaagagattaaagtaaagacaggcataggaaatcacaagggtatcgACTGgagaagtgataagtgtccatgatatcttcacaatttatgtttagagattgcagtaaagacaggcacaataaattataaaagtattaatttggggaaccaATAaacgtccatgaaatcttcacaatccacgttcttctgccatggcttcagctggtccctcttgttcggggtccctgacttcccgcaacacacATTGGCTAAAGTGAGTGTAGACTGAATGGGCTCATAAGCTTGTTCTTTTATTTGCAACCTACCTCcctgtctcttttctttccttcttcccacgTGGAACACTGAGGAAGAGCCTTGGTAATTCAAGGCCAGGCCTGCTCCCAGGACTTCTGACCCCAGCCTACCCCACTGCTGGCCTCTTGTCCTCACTTCCCTTCCCACTTTGCACACTGCTTATCAGCGTTCAGACGGTCCCTACTGCCCTTTCCAGCTTGCACATAATGGCCTCACTAGTGGGCCATGGAATTAATTAGTGGGTAGTGaccaatattaaaaattttacctCACAGTACATCTCACATAtaaatggtttatttatttatttacatattttttgagacagagtctcactctgttgcccaggctggagtgcagtggcacaatctcagcccactgcaacctccgtcttctgggttcaagtgatgctcgtgcctcagcctcccaagtagctggtattacaggtgcgcactactgtgcccggctaatttttgtatttttagtagagacggggtttcaccatgttggccaggctggtctagaactcctggcctcaagtgatccacccaccccggcctcccaaagtgctgggattacaggtgtgagccactgtacctggccagaaatggttttttttttttttttttttttttttttttttttttttttgagacggagtcttgctctgtcacccaggctggagtgcagtggcgcgatctcggctcactgcaagctccgcctcccgggttcacgccattctcctgcctcagcgtctccaagtagctgggactacaggcgcccgccaccacgcccggctaattttttgtatttttactagagacggggtttcaccgtggtctcgatctcctgacctcgtgatccgcccgcctcggcctcccaaagtgctgggattacaagcgtgagccaccgcgcccggcagaaatGGTTTTCTTATACACTACCCTTTGTTGGGCCtcatatgcaatttaaaaatttggGGGAACGTTTCTGAAATCAGGAGAGAATAGGACTTATAACGGGATGGCATCTTGCCAGAGGGTGGTTGTGACATTTGAAATGGGTTGTTAGTCCAGGTGGCGGGACTGCATCACTGCCGTCTTCATCAGCTTGGTCAGAAAAATATTGAATGACAATTTAAGGAAGGAATATAAAGCGGGAAAGTCTCTGTTAACACCCTCCACTAAGATCAAGGTTTCGGGGAGCACAGAGGGGAATAGTTAGACACTGACGACCAACTCAAAAAGTTGGACTTGGTGTGAAGAAGTTTTAGGAACACCAACACTAGTGGATTTCACTTATAAAAACAATGTACGGTCTAAAGGAAAGGGCTTTAAATAAGcataaaataagctgggtgtgctggagtgcatctgtagtcccagctactcaggaggctgaggcaggaggagtgcttgagcctaggaatttgaatTCAACCTAGACAATctagtgaggccttgtctcttaaaaaaaaaaaaaaagcaaacacagacataaaataaaattaacttctaAGTGAAGAGAAAGCATTCATCTAAttgacagttttaaaaaatggtacataAGATAACGGTGCATCTTCTAATCAAAGGAGTCTCAGATTCGGTAAACACAGCATATGTGTATGTCGGGACACAGTGTGAAATACATTTGTTACTGTGGGTTGAAGTCTACAAATGTCGGTTGAAGTGGGTTGAAGTCTGTAAGTGTGAGAGTCCCTGCTCTAGGAaccttcattaaaacaaatacataaggccgggcgcggtggctcacgcttgtaatcccagcactttgggaggccgaggcgggcggatcacgaggtcaggagatcgataccacggtgaaaccccatctctactaaaaatacaaaaaaattagccgggcgtagtggcgggcgcctgtagtcccagctactcggagaggctgaggcaggagaatggcgtgaacccgggaggcggagcttgcagtgagccgagattgcgccactgcactccagcctgggcgatagagcaagactctgtctcaaaaaaaaaaaaacaaaatcaaatacataaaaccaaacaaaaccaatgGGCAGACAGAACAATTATTTCTTGCTTCCATACCACCTTCAGTAATGTCTTCATCTCTGCTCCCCTCAGCTGCCTGAAATTTTCTGCAACCTCAAATCCTCTCTCTACTCCTCATCtccttcttactcttttttttttttttgagatggagtcctgttctgttgcccatgctggggtgcagtggtgtgatcgcagctcactgcagcctctgcctcttgggttcaagtgatcctcctgcctcggcctcccgagtagctgggactacaggcgtgtgccaccatacctggctaatttttgtattttttggtggagttggggtttcaccgtgttggccaggctggtctcgaactcctaacctcaggtgattcacccgcaaTTGGTAGCCCTCTCACAACCATGGGAAAAGCCAGCCACAGAAGAGGGCAAAGGCGAGGTATAGAACAGAGGTGGGCTCATAGTGAGTTGCACATGAAACCCACCTGAGCCCTCAGACTTTCCATTATGTGAACCAGTAAAATTCCTTACTTAAAAAGGCCACCTGGAGTCAGATTTCCATCCCTTGTAGCAGAAAGCACTCAAATGGAAACAATTCCCAAATGAGCACAAGCCCACACCTCTCCTGAGCTCCAGGTATGTCTACCCAAGTGCCTGTCTGCTATTTCACGTGGTTCTCTGATAAGCGTCTCAAGCTTATGAAGTTCAAAACTGCAACTCTTGATCCTTTCCCCTGAACCTCCTCTTGATCCTTTCCCCTGAACCTCCTCTTCATCCTTTCCCGTGAACCTCCTCTTTCTGTAGTTTTGCACCACAATAAATGGCAACCCAATCCAAGTTGGTGTGAGTCGCCTGGCCACCTCACGGCTTCTGTGGTCAGGAATCTGGGCATGCCTGAgctggcagcctctgcctcaagGCCTGTCACAAGTctgcaatcaaggtgtcagccagggcTTTGGTCTCATCTGAAAGCTGAACTCGGGCAGGATCTGCATCCAAACTCATTCAAGTGGTTGGTGACAGGATTCACGTCCTTATGAGTTCCTGGTTGGAGGCCTCATTGAGTCGATTGCCCCACAGGCTGCTGGTGTCCATCATCAGCTGTACCCTGACATGTTTGGCACAGATCAGGCTCAGTAAACGTTGAGTTATACTGATGTTAAAGTGGAATTGCAGTGGTAAATGTGCTGTCTCTGTCTTCCTGTCACTGATGATACCCAGGTGGAGGCTGGATCACATCACTGTCCTCTTCTACATCCTTCAGTGGCTTCCATCCCATTGAAGATAAAACCAAACTCCCGCTGCTGCCCAAGGCCCTGCCAACTGTCCAACCTTTTCTTACACTGCCTTAGTCCCACTGAGCTTCTTTGAGTGTACCAGTCTCTTTCTCATTTTGGGGTCTGCACACTATTCAACTCTGTCTGGCTAACTCCCACTTATCCTCCAGGTATAAGCTTAATTACTACTTCCTAAGAGAAGCCTTCTTTGAATGCTTAATCTAAATTAGATCCCCTGGTATATATTTCCATAACACACTGGATTGTACTTACTACAGTTTGAAATTATATCTTTATGGTGTTTTTGGTTAATACCTGTCtctcagccaggcttggtggctgacgactataatcccagcactttgggaggccaaggcaggtggatcacttgcggtcaggagttcaagaccagcctgaccaacatggtgaaaccccgtctctactaaaaacacaaaaattagccgggtgtggtggtgcacacctgtaatcccagctactcgggaggctgaggcaggagaatagcttgaacctgggaggcagaggttgcagtgagccaaggtcacgccattacactccagcctgggcgacaagagcaaaactccatcttaaaataaacaaacaaaagcaaaaacaaaaacctgtctcCCTCTCTAAACTATAAACTCAAGCCAGGGACTATATCAGTTTTGCTTTCCACTGTATTTCTACCCACGGATACAATGTCCACTCATAGTAGAAACTCATGTTTTTATATACAAATTTCTTTTAGGctagggtgcggtggctcatgcctataatcccagcactttgggagactgaggtgggaggattgcttgagtccaggagtttgagaccagcctgggtaatatagtgagagACCTCacttctacaaaatttaaaaaattagcctataGCATGCTGTGcaagtctgtggtcccagctacttgggagactgaggtgggaggatcacctgagtctaggaggcggaggttgcaatgagcggtgttcacaccactgtactcgtCTGGGCaggcagagtgagattctgtctcaaaaaaagatgaaataaataaaaatttctcttAGAGATTTCAGTCAATCATAGGTAAGTTAATAAGCTGTCCTTCAATTAGTCAAATTGACAAGAAACATTTGTgttcctggccgggcatggtggctcacgcctgtaatcccagcactttggggggccgaggcaagtggataacctgatgtcaggagtttgagaccagcctggccaacatggtgaaaccccgtctctactaaaaatacaaaaattagctaggtgtgattgtacatgcccgtaatcccagctacttgggaggctgaggcaggagaattgcttgaacgcgggaggcagaggttgcagtaagccaagatcatgccacttgcactccagcctgggtgacagagtgagactttgcctccagaaaaaaaaaaaaagtgtgttcctTAAATTCTATAATAGAGACTTTCTATTTAGTCCAATGCAGTTTCAGACTCACTTTGCTGCTACGTAGGTGTCAATAtgaatttttggccaggtgcagtggctcattcctgtaatcccagcactttgggaggctgaggcaggtagattgcctgaggttaagagttcaagactggtctggccaacatggtgaaatcccatctttattaaaaatacaaaaaattagccgggcatggtggtgtgcacctttaatcccagctgctagggaggctgaggcaggggaattgcttgagccagggaagtggagattgcatgagctgagatcgtgccactagactccagcctgggtgacagagcaagactccgtctaaaaaaaaaaaaaaaaaaaaggaatttttagtCTGGGCTGGGTAGATAATGAACACCTTTCTAAAATATGCGACGGAGAGCCAAGTTGAAGCGCACAGACTAATCTTTTAATCCATACACTTAAACACCAATCTGGGCAATAGCAAAATCAGAAGACTGCCATGCTCAATACATTTTCTTATGCCACCAttttaaacatgtaaataaaacaaacagaaaggtgGTAATCATATCCTTAGAAGCTGAATCTTGAATACAAAAACTTTAAATTGTTCCCTATTTCATCTTTATTCATTGctttaatttcttccatttggccaGTCTCTTGCTAAATTAACATTACAGTCTGATTTTCTGAGTCTGTCATTCTAAGAAATTTCAGCtggttatttttacattttattaaaaaacttttttttgagacagggtcttgtgctgtctctcaagctggagtgtagcggtgtcatcatggctcactacaggctcaacctcccaggcttaagtgatcctcccagctcaacctcccaagtagctgggaccacagtagtgagccaccacagcctgctatttaaaaaaaaaattttgtagagatagggtctcactatgttgtccaggctggtcttcaactcctgggctcaagtaatcctgcctcggcttcccaaagtgctgggattacaggtgtgagccactatgcctggcctcagCTGGTTAAACACTTTCCCACCTTATACACATTTCAGAGATTTATCATTGTGGTTCAGAGTAACAAAATAttctgaagtttctttctttctttttttttttttgagacggactctcgctctgttgcccatgctggagtgcagtggcatgatctcggctcactgcaacctccgcctcctgggttccagtgattctcctgcctcagcctcccaagtagctgggattacaggcatgtgccaccacgtgggaccagctaattttttaatattagtagacacagggtttcaccatgttggccaggctggtctggaactcctgacctcaggtgatcagcccacctcagcctccaaaatgctgggattacaggcgtgagccaccacgcatggcctgAAGTTTCTTTTAGCCATCTATTGTGTAGGTCTGTTCTTACTGCCAGGTCCTGATCCTGCTTGTTGCTGCTAGTTTATTGGGCAGAGAGAAGCAAGAGTCTTGTAACTTTGGCCTGGAGCATTGAGTTACTCCTAACCTCTGTTCCGTCTTTACCTGGTACTGTAGGAATGAAGGGAGACAACAGAGTAGGGATAAAAGCAGCTCTGCAGCCAGAATGCCCAGGTTAAAATCTGGCCTCCTCGACAACCAGCTGCGACCCTCGGCAAGTGACTTAATCCTTCAGTGCCTCAGaatcctcatctgtgaaatggggattaaAAATACACTCCCCTCAGAGGGTTTTTGAGATAAAATAAGTTAATTTTCATAAACCTCTTGGAGCAGTTTCTGGCCCATGTTAAGTACTACCTACATGCTTATTAAatatccttatttattttttggaggtttttaaaaaatattgttctaTCTCCATGGCTATACCCTCCTGCTAGAACCTAAGGATACTGAATCTATGGAGCATATTCAAGACATGTGACTATTCCATGTCAGATGTGGACGAATAACAGAGCGTTGCTGCGCATTTAGTATGTCGTCTACAAAATGGTGCAAGTCCTGCGCGCCTACCCTTCGGAGAAAAGAGCGCAATCTCTAGAGTGTGACCGCACCCTCAAGCACTCGAgtggacacagacacacgcacacacccctcTTGATACTTCTAGGAACTTGGGAGACTTCTGATGGGCAGTCtatgaagtcaaattatcccaCATTAAAAtatgttcctttaaaaaaatgcaaagtcAGTTATGCTCCTTAAGAACTTGAAGTTAAATCACAAGGTATGGACATGACTGGTGAGGCGAAGACTAATCTCATATAGTTTGTGTTTAATGGAGATTCTGCActaacccacacacacacacacacacaaaacctttcCAAATCATCCTGTCAGAGATGTACTTTCACTTCAGAGAATAATTCCGTCCAACTTAGAGATTTTGTTGTTTCTGGTAATATACCACAGCATCTCACCTAAGAGTTTGCTTATTACAGATCAGAATACATTTGAACTCTAGGCTTTACATGGAGAACACACGGAAGGTGATGCCATCAGGCTACTACCAAAGGACCCTTCTTCCAGTGTCTCAAATATAtggattttataaataagaaacatTTCTGATTAATCAGCATTGTAGGttcaagtaaaaacaaaaaaaactggcaTGGAATTCTAGTCTTCCTACTTAATTTCCTAATGATTCTTGGTGTCCttgtcagaaaattattttttctttttttttgaaacattctcactctgtctcccaggcttgagtgcagtgattcgatctcggctcactgcaacctccacctcccaggttcaagtgattctccttgcttcagccttctgagtagctgggattacaggcacccgccaccacacccagctaatttttgtatttttagtagagacgaggttttgccatgttggccaggctggtctcaaactcctgaccttgggtgatctgcctgccttggcctcccaaagtgctgggattacaagtgtgagccactacattCGGCCgagaaaattatgttttgaaGTTCACTTTACTTTGAACGAGTCCTTTATCTGGAATTGTTCCATACATAGTTTGAGTTTATTAAACAGCCCAGTTCTTACGCCCCTTGGAGGTTTTATAGTGGGGTCTTTGAAGGAAGTGTGAAGTAGGATCTCATCAAATGACTAGAGAGTGAAATATGTGGTCTCCAGTCAGCAACTATCAATCTTGGATGTACAAACAGCATTAAATGCCATCAATAATCCAAGTGAATACTAAGGGAATCATGATTCAAAGTAAGCTGAACAGAACCCAAGAATAGATAAAAATGCACCTTCGTTGGGGACAGCGTGGCCTAGGTAACCGACGGGTTATTGCCCTGACGAGAGGTGAGAGGCACACCATCCCAGGACACAGCACGCACCCGCCTGTCCTCAGAGTTGAAATGAGAtgccaacacttttttttttgaaactaaatacattttaatagaaaacaaaatacaaaataactcttttcagaaaacagaaatatttaatcctttttccacaaatTAGAACTTGCTTTATCCTCAGAGCATAGTTTGATATGCGTGCGTACATACTTACAGTTCGTTTCACAAAGTGTTCATTAGACTGGTATTGCAGTGCAGGACGTGGGTGCAGTTCATTGCAGGAGAAAAAGACGTGGAAAAAGCCACACCTCTGAATGGTCATTCAGAAATTcaacatttttctaattctatcttGTTACTCATTACTCCAAATTATTCTTTATCATAATCTTTCTTTTGAGGGGAGAGAATTATTAAGAGAAGTGCAGCTATGGAAAGAATTTTTCTTTCCCACCATCACTGCAGGAGCCCAAAATGTTCTCAATCAAACCCACCCACCCACTTCCAGAAACATGTCAGCCAGGGTGATCAATCTGTCACCTGAAATTTCCCTTTCTCCCAATACACTGTGCTACCAAATTCTCTGAATTCCCTGAACCTCAAAATTCCAAGTATCAAAGCCAGTGCCAGGAGTCAAACCTGAAAGATTAAAAGCAGAGAAGGTGCCCTCTGCCAGTGCTAGGTTTCctcatctcaataataataataattataattataataacaataattaaaaaaatcctgGTTCTCTGTAATTACGGAAAAGGAAAGACTATTTGCCAGGATCATGCCCTCCCCTTTCCTCGTTCCCGCCCCGCATCCCTCTGCCAACAAGGACTTCCCTCCCACCCGAGGGCTGGACCATGCGTGACCCCTGCGGCGCCACTTCTCCTGAGGGTGCTCTACAGCCGCCCTCTAACCAAACCCAGCCCCGGTCAGATGGGGAAAATGAGACAGAGACAGGAAGGTGCTCGCATGCGCGAGGTCACAGCAGGGTCTCCATGAGGACTTGTGAGTGACCTCCAGGGCATCCTAATTCTTGGTCACTCATCATTGCCTCTCTTCTGTTCCCCTCTCCAACCTTGGCCTTCGACACTGGGGGGCTGAGTGAAGTGGGACCTGCCCGGAATGAGGGcccaggagagaggggaggagggggctcTTTCACAGTCAATGattcaatctcagctcattgaagGATTGCAACTGGAGGCTTTCCACTGTTACCCCAGTCCGTTCcaacaaagttaaaaaattaatgttcCTGATTTTCTTGTGTAATTCCAGTCACCAGAAGAAGGTTACAGGCCATGAACTGCACGCTCAGGACGTTGCTCATCTGCCCGGTGTACACGCCCACGAGCTCGCTGGAGGAGCCGTCGGCAGGTGCACTGCAGTAAGTGTTCCTGATGTCCCAGACGCGCACCGAGTTGTCCATGGAGGCAGAGGCAATCAAGCCGCTGTCTGGACTGAAGGTGAGGCTGGTGATATTGTCTGTGTGGCCTCTCAGCTCTTTATAAAGGGTCCCAGAGGCCAAGTCCCACAGCTTCAACCGCTGGTCCTCGCCAGCAGACGCCAAGTACTTACCGTTGGGAGAAAAGGCGAGAGAAAGCACGGGGCCACGGTGGCCTGTGAAAAGCCTCACCGAGTTCCCCTGCTGAGCGCTCCACAGCCGGATGGTCTTGTCGGTTGAGCCCGTGGCCAAGTAGTTTGAATTAGGGTGGAATTTGACACAGTCCACATCTGCCAGGTGTCCTGCATATATCCTCAGCGGGTACGTCCGATCAAATGACCACAGCCTGGCGGTGCGGTCGTGGGACCCACTGGCGAAGTACAGGCTATATGGACTGATGTCCAGATCCCACACAGGATAGGCATGTCCTTGGTACAACACAGTGTTGGTGAAACTCCCCAGATCCCAGTATCTGATGGACATGTCTTCAGAACAAGAGAGCAACCCTGAGCTGTCCGCGAGGAACCTCGTGCTGTACACTGGTCCGCAGTGTCCCCGCAGTATCTTCATCTCTGTGCCTGCATTATCATCCTCATCATCCTGGGAacattggggtggggtgggaaaagaaacacacaaaaatatgttcAGTGGTCTGA
The DNA window shown above is from Symphalangus syndactylus isolate Jambi chromosome 19, NHGRI_mSymSyn1-v2.1_pri, whole genome shotgun sequence and carries:
- the TAF5L gene encoding TAF5-like RNA polymerase II p300/CBP-associated factor-associated factor 65 kDa subunit 5L isoform X2; the protein is MPLLYPLFVYLHLNLVQNGPKSTVESFYSRFHGMFLQNASQKDVIEQLQTTQTIQDILSNFKLRAFLDNKYVVRLQEDSYNYLIRYLQSDNNTALCKVLTLHIHLDVQPAKRTDYQLYASGSSSRSENNGLEPPDMPSPILQNEAALEVLQESIKRVKDGPPSLTTICFYAFYNTEQLLNTAEISPDSKLLAAGFDNSCIKLWSLRSKKLKSEPHQVDVSRIHLACDILEEEDDEDDNAGTEMKILRGHCGPVYSTRFLADSSGLLSCSEDMSIRYWDLGSFTNTVLYQGHAYPVWDLDISPYSLYFASGSHDRTARLWSFDRTYPLRIYAGHLADVDCVKFHPNSNYLATGSTDKTIRLWSAQQGNSVRLFTGHRGPVLSLAFSPNGKYLASAGEDQRLKLWDLASGTLYKELRGHTDNITSLTFSPDSGLIASASMDNSVRVWDIRNTYCSAPADGSSSELVGVYTGQMSNVLSVQFMACNLLLVTGITQENQEH